A genomic stretch from Flavobacterium humidisoli includes:
- a CDS encoding MFS transporter, translating to MNQTETVAVNQGIKTTGKYRWSICALLFFATTINYLDRQVLSLTWSDFIAPEFHWTNNDYGNITALFSIFYAVSLLFAGRFVDWLDTKKGFLWAIGIWSVGACLHAFCGIATSGIIAGEWFVGFHGSKEIIGTISDTALVINVSVALFIFARFVLAVGEAGNFPAAIKTTAEYFPKKDRAFATSIFNAGATVGALAAPITIPFIAKSFGWEMSFIIIGALGFVWMGFWMFMYDKPEKHSKVTPEELAYIQQDDIADSKLVGYVPETTSKVSLMECFKYKQTWAFAFGKFMTDGVWWFFLFWTPAYLSSVYGMDSTEAALPLFVLYMITLLSIIGGWLPTYFVEKKGMNPYEGRMRAMLIFAFFPLLALIAQPLGYISYWVPVIIIGIAGAAHQSWSANIFTTVGDMFPKKAIATITGIGGLAGGVGSTLINKGSGVLFDYAKDTNMVFMGFKGIEAGYFIIFSICAVCYLTGWIVMKSLVPKYSPITDL from the coding sequence ATGAATCAAACCGAAACTGTTGCAGTAAATCAAGGCATTAAAACTACAGGAAAATACCGTTGGAGTATTTGTGCATTGCTGTTTTTTGCAACTACAATCAATTACTTGGATAGACAAGTACTTTCGTTAACATGGAGCGATTTTATCGCGCCAGAATTCCACTGGACCAATAACGACTACGGAAATATTACCGCTTTATTTTCTATTTTTTACGCAGTGTCATTATTGTTTGCGGGAAGATTTGTAGATTGGTTGGATACTAAAAAAGGATTTCTTTGGGCAATCGGAATTTGGTCTGTAGGAGCTTGTCTTCACGCTTTCTGCGGTATTGCAACTTCAGGAATTATTGCAGGAGAATGGTTTGTTGGTTTTCATGGTTCAAAAGAAATAATTGGTACAATAAGCGATACAGCATTGGTAATCAATGTAAGTGTGGCTTTGTTTATTTTTGCTCGTTTCGTTTTGGCAGTTGGAGAAGCAGGAAACTTTCCTGCGGCAATTAAAACAACAGCAGAATATTTTCCTAAAAAAGACAGAGCTTTTGCAACTAGTATTTTCAATGCAGGAGCAACAGTTGGAGCTTTAGCGGCGCCAATTACAATTCCGTTTATTGCAAAATCTTTTGGTTGGGAAATGTCTTTCATCATCATTGGAGCTTTAGGATTTGTCTGGATGGGATTTTGGATGTTTATGTACGATAAGCCAGAGAAACATTCCAAAGTTACACCAGAAGAATTGGCTTATATTCAGCAAGACGATATTGCCGACAGCAAATTAGTTGGTTATGTGCCAGAAACGACTTCAAAAGTTTCTTTAATGGAATGTTTTAAATACAAACAAACTTGGGCTTTTGCATTCGGTAAATTCATGACAGATGGTGTTTGGTGGTTCTTTTTATTCTGGACTCCAGCTTATTTAAGCTCTGTTTACGGAATGGATTCTACAGAGGCTGCTCTTCCTTTGTTTGTGCTTTACATGATTACATTATTATCAATTATTGGAGGATGGCTTCCAACTTATTTCGTAGAGAAAAAAGGAATGAATCCATACGAAGGAAGAATGAGAGCAATGCTAATTTTTGCATTTTTCCCATTATTAGCTTTAATCGCACAGCCTTTAGGATATATCAGTTACTGGGTTCCGGTTATTATTATCGGAATTGCAGGTGCGGCTCACCAATCTTGGTCGGCAAATATTTTTACAACTGTAGGAGATATGTTCCCTAAAAAAGCCATTGCAACCATTACAGGAATTGGAGGTTTAGCAGGTGGTGTGGGTTCAACATTGATTAATAAAGGATCTGGAGTATTGTTTGATTATGCAAAAGATACCAATATGGTCTTTATGGGATTCAAAGGAATTGAGGCTGGATATTTTATCATTTTCTCAATTTGTGCTGTTTGCTACTTAACGGGTTGGATTGTAATGAAATCATTGGTTCCGAAATATAGCCCAATAACTGATTTATAA
- a CDS encoding alpha/beta hydrolase → MKTTKTQFSRGITLSFLLFSGLFSMSAQNQVIPLWDKIPDEVKAGNYKEKPELKDGKVQSTSQVSIPTLSIFIPKEAKPNQTAVVICPGGGYTHLAFDKEGTKVAEWFNSLGIAAFVLKYRMPTDLTMKNKNVGPLQDAQEAIRYVRQNAAKWNIDPNKVGILGFSAGGHLASTASTHYDDKIYESAYKVSARPDFSLLIYPVISMENEITHKGSQTNLLGENPSKELIDSFSNEKKVTSQTPPTFLIHATDDTVVIPENSINYYLALKKNGVSAELHIYEKGGHGFGLGVADTSKFWTRDCAEWLKSNGYN, encoded by the coding sequence TTGAAAACTACAAAAACACAATTTTCAAGAGGAATTACATTGAGCTTTCTTCTTTTTTCAGGGCTATTTTCTATGAGTGCACAAAATCAAGTGATCCCGTTATGGGATAAAATTCCAGATGAAGTAAAAGCAGGCAATTATAAAGAAAAACCAGAATTAAAAGACGGAAAAGTTCAAAGTACAAGCCAAGTCTCTATTCCTACTTTGAGTATTTTTATTCCAAAAGAAGCAAAACCAAATCAGACTGCAGTTGTAATTTGTCCGGGTGGCGGTTACACACATTTAGCTTTTGACAAAGAAGGGACAAAAGTCGCTGAATGGTTTAATAGTTTAGGGATTGCCGCATTTGTCTTAAAATACAGAATGCCGACTGATTTAACGATGAAAAACAAAAACGTTGGACCATTGCAAGATGCTCAGGAAGCCATTCGCTACGTAAGACAAAATGCAGCAAAATGGAATATTGATCCTAATAAAGTTGGAATTTTAGGTTTTTCTGCTGGAGGGCATTTGGCTTCAACGGCGTCAACTCATTATGATGATAAAATTTATGAATCTGCCTATAAAGTAAGCGCACGTCCTGATTTTTCTCTGCTGATTTATCCTGTAATTTCTATGGAAAATGAAATTACACATAAAGGTTCTCAAACCAATTTACTTGGAGAAAACCCTTCAAAAGAGTTAATAGATTCTTTTTCGAACGAAAAGAAAGTGACTTCTCAAACGCCTCCTACTTTCTTAATTCACGCTACAGATGATACTGTTGTTATACCAGAAAACAGCATTAATTACTATTTGGCGTTAAAGAAAAATGGAGTTTCAGCAGAGTTGCACATCTATGAAAAAGGCGGTCACGGATTTGGATTGGGTGTTGCGGACACTAGCAAATTTTGGACTAGAGATTGTGCGGAATGGCTAAAGTCAAACGGATATAATTAA
- a CDS encoding PepSY-associated TM helix domain-containing protein — protein MFSSSKPNNKKKSKKSLFKRIMAWLHLWLGLASGIIVVIVSLTGCIYVFENEIKDFIEDWRFVKPQKEAFLLPSQLVSIADKKMKDKKATSVTFGAKDEAAIVGYFVEKKEEGEKGEQKRGERKKELAQNKEKAKSELKPQGKPGEKGKGKEKKGKGGRRNGTFISVYMNPYTGEILNVKTFSRGDSPDFFRWILNGHRALWLPYDIGRPIVGVAVLIFVVLLISGIVLWWPTKWIKSIIDKSFKIKWDASFKRVNYDMHNVFGFYSCIFLFFIAVTGLVWSFGWWSKSLYWVTSGGKPLVENRESPKSDTTNVAAFNITTADKVLLNLRKENPQAAGIMISIPGKPADPIGAFVYKQKNTFYNMDRYSFDQQSLKEISIKTPFSGKYIEANIPDKIRRMNYDIHVGSVLGLTGKIIAFLASLISASLPITGFIIWWGKQKFGKKKPAPKPKVASKAIPAPKLKNTAEQEITA, from the coding sequence ATGTTTTCTTCTTCAAAACCAAATAATAAGAAAAAAAGTAAAAAGTCGCTTTTTAAGCGCATCATGGCTTGGCTGCATTTGTGGCTCGGTTTGGCATCTGGAATTATTGTAGTTATTGTCAGTCTTACAGGCTGTATTTATGTTTTCGAAAATGAAATAAAAGATTTTATAGAAGACTGGCGTTTTGTAAAACCTCAGAAAGAAGCATTTTTACTGCCATCCCAATTGGTTTCGATTGCAGATAAAAAAATGAAAGATAAAAAAGCTACCAGTGTCACTTTTGGTGCAAAAGATGAAGCTGCGATTGTAGGTTATTTTGTAGAGAAAAAAGAAGAAGGTGAAAAAGGAGAACAAAAAAGAGGTGAAAGAAAAAAAGAGCTAGCCCAAAATAAAGAAAAGGCAAAATCTGAACTGAAACCTCAAGGAAAACCTGGCGAAAAAGGAAAAGGTAAGGAAAAGAAAGGCAAAGGAGGAAGAAGAAACGGTACTTTTATAAGTGTTTATATGAATCCGTATACGGGTGAAATATTAAATGTGAAGACTTTTTCTAGAGGAGATTCACCAGATTTTTTCAGATGGATTTTAAACGGACACCGTGCATTATGGCTTCCTTATGATATTGGAAGACCAATCGTTGGGGTTGCAGTTTTAATTTTCGTTGTATTATTAATTTCAGGCATCGTTTTATGGTGGCCAACAAAATGGATTAAATCCATTATAGATAAAAGTTTTAAAATTAAATGGGACGCCAGCTTTAAACGTGTTAATTATGACATGCATAATGTATTCGGTTTTTACAGCTGTATTTTCCTGTTTTTTATTGCTGTAACGGGCTTAGTATGGAGTTTTGGATGGTGGAGTAAATCTTTATATTGGGTGACATCTGGCGGAAAACCTTTGGTTGAAAACCGCGAGTCTCCAAAATCTGACACAACCAATGTGGCAGCATTTAATATCACAACAGCCGATAAGGTTTTATTGAATTTAAGAAAAGAAAATCCTCAGGCAGCCGGAATTATGATTAGTATTCCAGGAAAACCGGCGGATCCGATTGGTGCCTTTGTTTACAAACAAAAAAACACCTTTTACAATATGGACCGATATAGTTTTGATCAGCAAAGCTTGAAGGAAATTTCGATTAAAACTCCTTTTTCAGGAAAGTATATCGAAGCCAATATTCCAGACAAGATTCGACGTATGAATTATGATATTCACGTAGGAAGCGTTCTTGGACTTACGGGTAAAATTATTGCATTTTTGGCCAGTTTAATTTCAGCCAGTTTACCAATTACAGGATTTATTATCTGGTGGGGAAAACAGAAATTTGGTAAAAAGAAACCCGCTCCAAAACCAAAAGTAGCAAGTAAAGCAATTCCCGCTCCTAAATTGAAAAATACAGCAGAACAAGAAATTACTGCTTAA
- a CDS encoding DUF4374 domain-containing protein, producing MKKSTTLALLSAVLAFTAFSCSSDSDKSGGETGGGNDTGKTKYIITATTGAAGIADYLLTADDVSTGVITTTGNGLEQDGTYRYYITAQNNFFSLLYGQGNPGAVTTYNLNSEGKLVKKSDFQAETVHVFAAVNQDILTIKVPRSGASIASMYKIDATKSLITGEAQQDTKVLAKNGERAFFTWATQVGDKVYMPYMSIKGDGVDNFGTANPDSTWVAVYNYPELKLEKVIKDNRTSYLGAYFTNGLFQDENGDAYGFSGAIATSNAVMTSTKPSAVVRIKKGTTEFDKTYFFNVQEKSGGYKISSTSYISKGKFLLLMYGNVGKNNGAVKMAIADVYNQTFTWVTGAPETLTSVTSRYNITSEDGSSAIVGINTPDGNWIYSINGTTAVATKGMKVEGGQITAIQKLKY from the coding sequence ATGAAAAAAAGTACAACATTAGCTTTATTATCAGCTGTTTTAGCTTTTACAGCATTTTCTTGCAGTAGTGATTCTGATAAATCAGGAGGTGAAACTGGCGGAGGAAACGATACAGGAAAAACTAAATATATTATTACTGCAACAACGGGAGCAGCAGGAATTGCAGATTATTTATTAACTGCAGATGATGTCTCTACTGGAGTTATCACAACTACAGGAAACGGATTGGAGCAAGACGGAACATATCGTTATTACATTACAGCACAAAACAATTTCTTTAGTTTACTTTACGGACAAGGAAACCCAGGAGCTGTTACAACTTATAACTTAAACTCTGAAGGGAAACTAGTTAAGAAATCTGACTTTCAAGCAGAAACGGTACACGTATTTGCTGCTGTAAACCAAGATATTTTAACGATTAAAGTTCCAAGAAGTGGTGCTTCTATTGCTTCTATGTACAAAATTGATGCTACAAAATCACTTATTACAGGTGAGGCTCAACAAGATACTAAAGTACTGGCTAAAAATGGAGAAAGAGCTTTCTTTACTTGGGCAACTCAAGTTGGAGATAAAGTGTACATGCCTTATATGAGTATTAAAGGAGATGGTGTAGACAACTTCGGAACTGCGAATCCAGATAGTACTTGGGTTGCTGTTTACAACTACCCAGAATTGAAGTTAGAAAAAGTAATCAAAGATAACCGTACCAGTTATTTAGGAGCTTATTTTACAAATGGATTATTTCAAGATGAAAATGGAGATGCTTACGGTTTCTCTGGAGCGATTGCTACAAGCAATGCTGTAATGACTTCTACAAAACCTTCTGCGGTTGTGAGAATCAAAAAAGGAACTACAGAGTTTGATAAAACGTACTTCTTTAATGTTCAAGAAAAATCTGGCGGATATAAAATTTCTTCTACAAGCTACATTTCAAAAGGTAAATTCTTATTGTTAATGTATGGAAATGTTGGAAAAAACAATGGTGCAGTTAAAATGGCAATTGCAGATGTTTACAACCAAACGTTTACTTGGGTAACAGGTGCTCCAGAAACATTAACTTCTGTGACTAGCCGTTACAATATTACTTCAGAAGATGGAAGCTCTGCAATTGTAGGTATTAATACTCCTGACGGAAACTGGATTTACTCAATCAACGGTACAACTGCTGTTGCAACAAAAGGTATGAAAGTTGAAGGCGGACAAATTACTGCAATCCAAAAATTAAAATACTAA
- a CDS encoding TonB-dependent receptor, giving the protein MFFRDVDGTFAAKLFIISLIKDISTQKFLFASLFFLTTFLSFSQQNQGFTVSGKVVGNSGETIPFATVVIEKTGLSVISDENGTYIFKNVPSGKHTLKISAMGFAVQKKQIEISGNLDLSIKMEGELQELESVTVLGRSQTDKVNKQSYSVTAIDAKKLHNSTLDLSHALDRVSGVRNREAGGVGSRSELSINGFSGNQIKVFIDGVPMDNFGSSFQMNNIPINLADRVEVYKGVVPIWLGGDALGGAINIVTNSKPRTFVDASYSFGSFNTHRSSINAGYTAKSGFTTEINAFQNYSDNNYWVNVDVADLNTGAYFPNQRVRRFHDKYRNETVIVNVGITGKKYADKLMIGFTGGENKADIQTGARMVSVFGEIYRKGSIVMPTLKYQVKDLFTKGLNVNVTGNYNFGYEQNIDTVFRRYNWFGDYKQYEGAGGERSRTLRKFYNNNGIATANATYTLNERHSFMVNNTFNTFDRKESDELVPESLVYKQPKKTQKNVLGLGYKLDYNDKWSTSVFLKDYSLKTTYSRSYNPSGATGDIAYQKYVDHTSTTGYGAATSYYVKRNLQIKASYEKTYRLPTPEEIFGNVNDNLEGNLSLKPESSNNYNLGASYQTSFSEKNALSFDVNLLHRNAVDFIRPTLNNNQTMTTNVNQGKVTNYGIDGEVRYSYGNRFTAGFNATYQNIRNKTMYEPNQNYVSPFYNDRIPNMPYLFGNADATMFFNNVWKKGNNLSVGYNLLYVHTYYLSWPSMGSKDSKLEIPQQFSHDLNAVYTMANGKYNIALECKNLLDNKLYDNFSLQKPSRAFYIKLRYYFSKSNN; this is encoded by the coding sequence ATCTTTTTTAGAGACGTTGATGGTACTTTTGCAGCAAAGTTATTTATAATTAGTCTAATTAAAGATATATCAACTCAAAAATTTTTATTTGCCAGTTTATTTTTTCTAACCACGTTCTTATCATTTTCCCAGCAAAATCAAGGTTTCACAGTATCTGGAAAAGTTGTTGGAAATTCTGGAGAAACAATTCCGTTTGCAACAGTTGTCATCGAAAAAACAGGTTTAAGTGTTATTTCAGATGAAAACGGAACCTATATTTTTAAAAATGTACCATCAGGAAAACATACATTAAAAATCTCAGCAATGGGATTTGCAGTTCAGAAAAAACAGATTGAAATTTCAGGCAATTTGGATCTTTCAATTAAAATGGAAGGCGAATTGCAGGAGTTAGAAAGTGTAACCGTTTTGGGAAGATCTCAAACGGACAAAGTAAATAAACAATCTTATAGTGTAACTGCAATTGATGCTAAAAAGCTACACAACTCAACTTTAGATTTATCACATGCTTTGGACCGTGTTTCTGGTGTTCGTAACCGTGAAGCAGGTGGAGTAGGTTCTAGATCGGAGCTTTCTATAAACGGATTCTCAGGAAATCAGATTAAAGTTTTTATTGACGGAGTTCCGATGGATAATTTTGGTTCTTCTTTTCAGATGAATAATATTCCGATCAATTTGGCAGATCGTGTAGAAGTGTACAAAGGGGTTGTGCCAATTTGGTTAGGAGGAGATGCTTTGGGTGGAGCAATAAATATTGTAACGAATAGTAAACCAAGAACTTTTGTAGATGCTTCTTATTCATTTGGATCTTTTAATACACATCGTTCAAGCATAAACGCAGGTTATACGGCAAAAAGCGGTTTTACAACAGAAATTAATGCTTTTCAGAACTATTCAGATAACAATTATTGGGTAAATGTAGATGTAGCCGATTTAAATACGGGCGCTTATTTCCCAAATCAGAGAGTAAGACGTTTCCATGATAAATACCGTAACGAGACAGTGATTGTAAATGTCGGGATAACCGGAAAAAAATATGCAGATAAATTAATGATTGGTTTCACTGGAGGAGAGAATAAAGCTGATATTCAGACAGGCGCTAGGATGGTAAGTGTGTTTGGTGAGATTTACAGAAAAGGAAGCATCGTAATGCCAACGTTAAAATATCAGGTAAAAGACTTGTTTACCAAAGGACTGAACGTGAATGTTACAGGGAATTACAATTTTGGTTACGAGCAGAATATTGATACCGTTTTTAGAAGATACAATTGGTTTGGCGACTACAAACAATATGAAGGAGCGGGAGGAGAGAGAAGCCGTACGCTTCGTAAGTTCTACAACAACAATGGTATAGCAACTGCAAATGCAACGTATACGCTTAATGAGCGACACTCGTTTATGGTCAATAATACGTTTAATACCTTCGACCGTAAAGAAAGTGACGAGTTGGTCCCTGAATCCTTGGTTTATAAACAGCCTAAAAAAACGCAAAAAAATGTTTTAGGATTGGGGTATAAATTAGATTATAATGACAAGTGGAGTACTTCTGTGTTTCTAAAAGACTATTCATTAAAAACTACTTATTCAAGAAGTTACAATCCTTCAGGAGCTACAGGAGACATTGCTTATCAGAAATATGTAGACCATACTTCTACAACTGGTTATGGAGCGGCTACGAGTTATTATGTAAAACGTAATCTGCAGATTAAAGCCTCTTATGAAAAGACTTATAGGTTGCCAACTCCAGAGGAAATCTTTGGTAATGTTAATGATAATTTAGAAGGAAATCTTTCTTTGAAACCAGAATCTAGTAACAACTATAATTTAGGAGCAAGCTATCAGACGAGTTTCAGCGAAAAGAATGCTTTATCATTTGATGTAAATCTTTTGCATAGAAATGCTGTAGATTTTATTCGTCCGACATTGAATAATAACCAAACCATGACGACAAATGTCAATCAGGGAAAAGTGACGAATTATGGTATTGATGGTGAGGTAAGATATTCATACGGAAATCGTTTTACTGCCGGTTTCAATGCTACATACCAGAACATTAGAAATAAAACAATGTACGAGCCTAATCAGAACTACGTATCTCCTTTTTATAATGACAGAATTCCGAATATGCCTTATTTATTTGGTAATGCAGATGCGACCATGTTCTTTAATAATGTTTGGAAAAAAGGTAACAATCTTTCTGTTGGTTACAACTTGCTTTATGTGCATACATACTATTTGTCTTGGCCAAGTATGGGAAGCAAAGACAGCAAATTGGAAATTCCGCAGCAGTTTAGCCATGATTTGAATGCAGTTTATACTATGGCAAACGGAAAATACAATATTGCTTTAGAATGTAAAAACCTTTTAGATAATAAGCTTTACGACAATTTCTCATTACAAAAACCAAGTAGAGCTTTTTACATCAAGTTGAGATATTACTTCAGTAAATCAAATAATTAA
- a CDS encoding AraC family transcriptional regulator, giving the protein MKIKATLLTSQTPIIKIQIGDKYYPKSILTEENVNIENEHSEKIISRHFITEGLVLLDTQLYFSNSKTILFEIDEESIVMNFIYSSNIETHIEQLESEKYSKENTHNIFYTNNFKGSFKIPAHKNVNYLSIILSKEFYYNIINEDWQLHEKFSKKILQKQSGYLTSKYLAFTPAIQWVTSEIKNCTREGVLKRIYIESKIKELLIHQLETLIVKPLPEEKINEEEYNKLLEAKKILENDYRNTPTLPELSRLISLNEFKLKKGFKACFGTTVKSYIIKLRMEHAKELFQSKASTVSETAYKCGYKDVSHFSAAFKSYYGFSPQKFKLNTDIIQFWLLAFSFIC; this is encoded by the coding sequence TTGAAAATCAAAGCCACTCTTCTAACTTCTCAAACGCCCATCATTAAAATTCAAATTGGAGATAAATATTATCCAAAAAGTATTTTAACCGAAGAAAATGTCAATATTGAAAATGAACATTCGGAAAAAATAATTAGTCGCCATTTCATAACCGAAGGATTGGTTCTACTTGATACTCAATTGTACTTCTCCAATTCTAAAACCATTCTTTTTGAAATTGACGAAGAATCTATTGTTATGAATTTTATTTATAGCAGTAACATAGAAACTCATATTGAGCAATTGGAAAGCGAAAAGTATTCTAAAGAAAATACACACAATATATTTTATACCAATAATTTTAAGGGATCATTTAAGATTCCAGCTCACAAAAATGTAAACTATCTTTCCATTATTCTTTCCAAAGAGTTCTATTATAACATCATCAACGAAGATTGGCAGCTGCATGAAAAATTTTCAAAAAAAATCCTTCAGAAACAATCGGGTTATTTAACCTCAAAATATCTTGCTTTTACACCAGCAATTCAATGGGTGACATCTGAAATAAAAAATTGCACTCGAGAAGGGGTTCTAAAGAGAATTTACATCGAAAGTAAAATCAAGGAATTGCTTATTCATCAGCTCGAAACATTAATTGTCAAACCTTTACCAGAAGAAAAAATCAACGAAGAAGAGTACAATAAACTTTTAGAAGCAAAAAAAATACTAGAAAACGATTATCGCAACACTCCTACTCTTCCTGAACTTTCCAGACTTATTTCGTTAAACGAATTCAAATTAAAAAAGGGTTTTAAAGCATGTTTTGGAACAACTGTAAAAAGCTATATCATCAAACTTAGAATGGAGCATGCCAAAGAATTATTTCAAAGCAAAGCCTCTACAGTAAGCGAAACGGCGTATAAATGCGGCTATAAAGACGTTTCTCATTTCTCTGCTGCCTTTAAAAGCTACTACGGATTTTCTCCTCAGAAATTTAAACTCAATACCGATATCATTCAGTTTTGGCTACTTGCTTTTTCCTTTATATGCTAA
- a CDS encoding 2'-5' RNA ligase family protein, whose protein sequence is MEKTYSVVFYSKPVVDTVKELKDLLKSKVHKNWYNSCNSEAHITICEFQIDESQLDSIKKKLIKICDTFTPFQVYLDHFGSYENAGAFFIAPNEESKKNLKPIMKKIHDTLKSLKLKKSDDPHMSIGRRLTPENLKIASQLFTTINIDFLCNEIVVREFDPIKKQFFVIDSIEFGSNPEPEFVQGILF, encoded by the coding sequence ATGGAAAAAACGTATTCTGTAGTATTCTACTCAAAACCAGTTGTCGATACTGTCAAAGAATTGAAAGATCTTCTGAAAAGTAAAGTTCATAAGAATTGGTACAACAGCTGTAATTCTGAAGCACATATTACGATTTGTGAATTCCAAATTGATGAATCTCAACTCGATTCCATTAAGAAAAAGCTAATTAAAATCTGCGATACTTTTACGCCTTTTCAAGTATATTTAGATCATTTTGGTTCTTATGAGAATGCTGGAGCCTTTTTTATTGCTCCAAACGAAGAATCTAAAAAGAATCTAAAACCCATAATGAAAAAGATTCACGATACGTTGAAATCTTTAAAACTCAAAAAAAGTGATGATCCGCACATGTCAATCGGACGACGACTAACTCCAGAAAATCTGAAAATAGCTTCTCAGCTTTTTACTACTATTAATATTGATTTTCTATGCAATGAAATTGTTGTAAGAGAATTTGATCCAATAAAAAAACAGTTTTTTGTAATTGATTCAATTGAGTTTGGAAGCAATCCAGAACCTGAATTTGTTCAAGGGATTCTTTTTTAA
- a CDS encoding helix-turn-helix domain-containing protein, with translation MKSLDSFYQDITEGSTVDPTSLLPNDIQKEIGHFNVFDIKELLERMKGKPGMPYDRRAYYKISLIRGHNKAEYADKVIEIEKQGLLFATPKIPYNYLPQDTNQGGQFCVFTSEFLSKNKSGIDLDELPIFASDGYPIFQLSDEEVSDVELIFNKIQKEINSDYIYKYDLIRNYVAELIHFGQKLQPITALYSKHNSAARVSSLFAELLERQFPIESPNQRLELRTAKDFAERLSVHVNHLNKVLKENTGKTTTELISNRLTNEAKILLKQTDWNISEIAYSLGFEELAHFSNFFKKQTSFTPIAFRS, from the coding sequence ATGAAATCTCTAGATTCCTTTTACCAAGATATTACCGAAGGTTCAACTGTTGATCCTACTTCTTTATTGCCAAATGACATTCAGAAAGAAATTGGGCATTTTAATGTTTTCGATATTAAAGAACTTCTGGAACGTATGAAAGGAAAGCCTGGAATGCCTTATGACCGCAGAGCGTATTATAAAATAAGTTTGATTAGAGGACACAATAAAGCCGAATATGCCGATAAAGTAATCGAAATCGAAAAACAAGGATTGTTATTTGCAACACCAAAAATTCCGTACAACTATTTGCCGCAAGACACCAATCAAGGGGGGCAGTTTTGTGTTTTTACAAGTGAATTTTTATCTAAAAACAAAAGCGGAATTGATTTGGACGAGCTCCCAATTTTTGCTTCAGACGGATATCCTATTTTTCAGCTTTCGGATGAAGAAGTTTCAGATGTAGAATTGATTTTCAATAAAATACAAAAAGAAATCAACTCGGATTATATTTACAAATATGATTTAATTCGAAATTATGTGGCGGAGTTAATTCACTTCGGACAAAAATTACAGCCTATTACAGCATTATATTCTAAACACAATTCGGCAGCGAGAGTTTCTTCTTTATTTGCGGAATTATTAGAAAGGCAATTCCCTATTGAGTCTCCAAATCAGCGATTAGAATTGCGAACAGCGAAAGATTTTGCGGAAAGATTATCTGTTCACGTAAATCATTTAAATAAAGTTCTAAAAGAAAACACCGGAAAAACAACAACCGAATTAATCAGTAACCGCTTGACAAACGAAGCTAAAATACTTTTAAAACAAACCGATTGGAATATTTCTGAAATCGCTTATTCACTTGGTTTTGAGGAATTGGCGCATTTTTCTAATTTCTTTAAAAAACAAACTTCTTTTACGCCGATTGCTTTCAGGAGTTAG
- a CDS encoding SDR family oxidoreductase, with protein sequence MDLSNNKILITGGASGIGLGLAERFIQENNTVIICGRRASLLEEVKAKFPSIITKVCDLSSEEERIALFEWIKENHPDLTVLVNNAGIQNWMTITDADFYENMKNELTTNIEAPLHLTSLFIQLPSLKTVMNTTSGLAFSPFAKVPVYSATKAFFRSFTLSLRHLLKEKNIEVVEIIPPALNTDLGGIGLHDAHPSVSSFIESIFEQLKEGKQELTFGTSETRLNASAEELRNHFNAMHSN encoded by the coding sequence ATGGATTTATCAAATAACAAAATTTTAATTACAGGCGGTGCAAGCGGTATCGGACTTGGACTTGCGGAACGATTTATTCAGGAAAACAATACGGTGATTATTTGCGGGAGAAGGGCTTCTCTTTTAGAAGAAGTTAAAGCTAAATTTCCATCGATTATTACTAAAGTATGCGATTTGTCTTCAGAAGAAGAACGCATAGCGCTATTTGAGTGGATTAAAGAAAATCATCCTGATTTAACTGTTTTGGTCAATAATGCAGGAATTCAAAATTGGATGACTATAACGGATGCTGATTTTTATGAAAACATGAAAAATGAGCTTACTACCAATATTGAAGCTCCACTTCATTTAACTTCATTATTTATTCAGTTACCATCTCTTAAAACCGTAATGAATACTACTTCTGGATTGGCGTTTTCTCCTTTTGCAAAAGTTCCCGTTTATTCGGCTACAAAAGCATTTTTCAGATCGTTTACGCTTTCGCTTCGTCATTTATTAAAAGAAAAAAATATTGAAGTAGTAGAAATTATTCCACCAGCATTAAATACAGATTTGGGCGGAATCGGTCTTCACGATGCGCATCCAAGCGTAAGCAGTTTTATCGAATCTATTTTTGAACAATTAAAAGAAGGCAAACAAGAACTTACTTTCGGAACCAGCGAAACCAGACTAAACGCAAGCGCAGAAGAATTGAGAAATCATTTTAATGCAATGCATTCTAATTAA